The Phytohabitans houttuyneae genome has a segment encoding these proteins:
- a CDS encoding ABC transporter ATP-binding protein yields MTTDATIEVRGLRKRYGPHLALDGMTFTVRPGQVTGFVGPNGAGKSTTMRVILGLDRAEAGTALVGGRPYRSLRHPMRVVGSLLDASALQPSRTARNHLLWLAHSQGLTAARVDEVLDVVGLGGVARRRAGGFSLGMRQRLGIAAALLGDPAAVLLDEPFNGMDPEGIIWTRGFLRSLAAEGRAVLVSSHLMGELQGTADHVVIVGRGRVIADATVAELLTATAGGRVTVRSTSGAAAAVLAEAGAAVTATGPDTLTVSGLGAEEVIGLLGARRVPFSEVSAHRATLEDAYLELTRDAVEYRAAAS; encoded by the coding sequence ATGACTACTGACGCGACCATCGAGGTGCGGGGGCTGCGCAAGCGGTACGGGCCGCACCTCGCCCTGGACGGCATGACGTTCACGGTGCGGCCGGGACAGGTGACCGGCTTCGTCGGCCCCAACGGCGCCGGCAAGTCCACGACCATGCGGGTGATCCTCGGCCTGGACCGGGCGGAGGCGGGCACCGCGCTGGTCGGCGGCCGGCCGTACCGGAGCCTGCGCCACCCCATGCGGGTGGTGGGCTCGCTGCTGGACGCGAGCGCGCTCCAGCCCAGCCGCACCGCCCGCAACCACCTGCTGTGGCTGGCCCACTCGCAGGGCCTGACCGCCGCCCGGGTGGACGAGGTGCTCGACGTGGTCGGCCTCGGCGGGGTGGCCCGGCGGCGGGCGGGCGGGTTCTCGCTCGGCATGCGGCAGCGGCTCGGCATCGCCGCCGCGCTGCTGGGCGACCCGGCCGCCGTGCTGCTGGACGAGCCGTTCAACGGGATGGACCCGGAGGGCATCATCTGGACCCGCGGCTTCCTGCGGTCGCTGGCCGCCGAAGGCCGGGCCGTCCTGGTGTCCAGCCACCTGATGGGTGAGCTGCAGGGCACCGCCGACCACGTGGTGATCGTCGGGCGGGGACGGGTGATCGCCGACGCCACCGTCGCCGAGCTGCTGACCGCGACGGCCGGCGGGCGGGTGACGGTGCGTTCGACGTCGGGCGCGGCCGCCGCGGTGCTCGCCGAGGCCGGCGCGGCCGTGACCGCGACCGGCCCGGACACGCTGACGGTGTCCGGGCTCGGCGCCGAGGAGGTGATCGGGCTGCTCGGCGCGCGCCGGGTCCCGTTCTCCGAGGTGTCCGCGCACCGGGCCACCCTTGAGGACGCGTACCTGGAGCTGACCCGGGACGCGGTCGAGTACCGGGCGGCGGCGTCATGA
- a CDS encoding antibiotic biosynthesis monooxygenase family protein translates to MIARMWQGAVRLGDADVYADYIRETGFAAYGQTPGNRGAWLLRRDEGDRTTFVTLSYWDSYDAIRAFAGEDIEAAVLYPEDERYLLDGASTVTHFEIADEIPPPVRAG, encoded by the coding sequence ATGATCGCGCGCATGTGGCAGGGGGCCGTGCGGCTCGGGGACGCGGACGTGTACGCCGACTACATCCGGGAGACCGGGTTCGCCGCCTACGGCCAGACCCCGGGCAACCGGGGTGCCTGGCTGCTCAGGCGGGACGAGGGCGACCGGACCACGTTCGTCACGCTGTCGTACTGGGACTCGTACGACGCGATCCGGGCGTTCGCCGGCGAGGACATCGAGGCGGCGGTGCTGTACCCGGAGGACGAGCGCTACCTGCTCGACGGCGCCTCGACGGTCACCCACTTCGAGATCGCCGACGAGATCCCGCCGCCGGTCAGGGCAGGCTGA
- a CDS encoding ABC transporter permease subunit, producing the protein MPVALRAEWTKLWTLPGTAWLLLGAAVGTAGLGALAAAACSPGECGADPTRTSLTGIHIGQSVLAVLAVLVIGGEYATGMMRVTLAALPRRPAVLAAKAAVLAAVVLPAAAVAVPVAVLSADGPSPAGGGAVLRAAAGSVLYLLLVALLALGVTAVVRQPAAAIGAVLGLLYLFPIVAMSMSDEDWQRRLQKLGPMSAGQSIQATTGLDELPIGPWAGLGVLALWAAGALLVGALVLQARDA; encoded by the coding sequence ATGCCCGTGGCCCTGCGCGCCGAGTGGACGAAGCTGTGGACGCTGCCCGGCACGGCCTGGCTGCTGCTCGGCGCCGCGGTGGGTACGGCCGGGCTGGGCGCGCTCGCGGCGGCCGCCTGCTCGCCGGGCGAGTGTGGCGCCGACCCGACCCGCACCAGCCTGACCGGCATCCACATCGGACAGTCGGTGCTCGCGGTCCTGGCGGTCCTGGTGATCGGCGGCGAGTACGCCACGGGCATGATGCGCGTGACGCTCGCCGCCCTCCCCCGCCGCCCGGCCGTCCTCGCGGCAAAGGCGGCCGTGCTGGCGGCGGTCGTGCTGCCGGCCGCCGCGGTGGCGGTACCCGTGGCGGTGCTGTCCGCCGACGGGCCGTCACCGGCCGGCGGCGGCGCGGTGCTGCGGGCGGCCGCCGGATCGGTCCTGTACCTGCTGCTCGTCGCGCTGCTGGCCCTCGGCGTGACGGCGGTGGTGCGCCAGCCGGCGGCGGCCATCGGCGCCGTGCTCGGCCTGCTCTACCTCTTTCCGATCGTCGCGATGTCCATGTCGGACGAGGACTGGCAGCGCCGCCTGCAGAAGCTGGGACCGATGAGCGCCGGCCAGTCGATACAGGCCACGACCGGCCTGGACGAGCTGCCGATCGGGCCGTGGGCGGGCCTGGGCGTGCTCGCGCTGTGGGCCGCCGGCGCGCTGCTGGTGGGAGCGCTGGTGCTCCAGGCCCGGGACGCCTGA
- a CDS encoding LysR family transcriptional regulator, whose translation MELRHLEYFVAVADERSFTRAAARLHVVQSAVSAAVSALERELGTTLFARSAQRVALTGPGEALLPKARAALDAAQAARDAVLEAGTQLRGTVTVGCLTGVGGIDFAGLLGAYHAANPGVRLLLRAATWDGSAGLARSLGAGEIDVAFLGVGGRPFPHLRTRELLRIPQVLVVPAAHELAGRGEVTLAEVAGEPFIDYPLGYANRTANDRAFGAAGLERMIAMEVTDVTVAADFAAHGLGVTILPVRAVPDSPRCVPLRVTDQSLEWSLHVATAKHRHVSAATAALIDMVDPYVDAGPARTPSRAG comes from the coding sequence GTGGAGCTGAGGCATCTGGAGTACTTCGTCGCGGTCGCGGACGAGCGCAGCTTCACCCGCGCCGCCGCGCGCCTGCACGTGGTCCAGTCCGCCGTGTCCGCCGCGGTCTCCGCCCTGGAACGCGAGCTCGGCACCACCCTCTTCGCGCGCAGCGCCCAGCGGGTCGCCCTCACCGGGCCGGGCGAGGCCCTGCTCCCCAAGGCCCGCGCCGCGCTCGACGCCGCGCAGGCCGCCCGCGACGCGGTGCTCGAGGCCGGCACGCAGCTGCGCGGCACGGTGACGGTGGGCTGCCTGACCGGCGTGGGAGGCATCGACTTCGCCGGCCTGCTCGGCGCCTACCACGCCGCCAACCCGGGGGTACGCCTGCTGCTGCGCGCCGCCACCTGGGACGGCTCGGCCGGGCTGGCCCGCTCGCTGGGCGCCGGCGAGATCGACGTGGCGTTCCTCGGCGTGGGCGGCCGGCCCTTCCCACACCTGCGCACGCGCGAGCTGCTGCGCATCCCCCAGGTGCTCGTCGTGCCCGCCGCGCACGAGCTGGCCGGCCGCGGCGAGGTCACGCTCGCCGAGGTGGCCGGCGAGCCGTTCATCGACTACCCGCTCGGGTACGCCAACCGCACCGCAAACGACCGCGCCTTCGGCGCCGCCGGCCTGGAACGGATGATCGCGATGGAGGTCACCGACGTCACGGTGGCGGCCGACTTCGCCGCGCACGGCCTGGGCGTGACGATCCTGCCGGTGCGCGCGGTGCCGGACAGCCCGCGCTGCGTACCGCTGCGGGTCACCGACCAGTCGCTGGAGTGGTCTTTACACGTCGCGACCGCCAAGCACCGCCACGTGAGCGCCGCGACGGCCGCCCTGATCGACATGGTCGACCCCTACGTCGACGCGGGTCCCGCCCGGACACCTTCGCGGGCGGGCTGA
- a CDS encoding ABC transporter permease subunit, whose product MTGFLTAVRAEWTKFRTVRGWVVATAVAAVAMVGLGLAPGMSGSCGQRGPGSECALPVGPGGEEVTDSFTFVHRPLTGDGSVTARVASMTGSVPDAGEVTVPWAKAGLIVKDGTRRGSSYAAVLLTGAHGVRMQHDFVHDRAGSAATGTRWLRLTRAGDTVTGAESADGTRWTDVGSVRLDDLPSTVEIGLFATSPQYAEIMSQSIGAMSASSTPSRVTAVFDGVTPADGWTDTVVGAVGRPGEEPLSGYERDGGTFTLTGSGDIAPAVAGAAGLGTTITQTLVGTFAALIVMVVVGTMVATGEYRRGLIRTTLAATPGRGLVLAAKAVVVASVTFLTGVAAAAVVVTLGKRLLRGNGVYVHAVSTATELRVIIGTGALLAVAAVLALALGTLLRRGATAVTAAVATIVLPYLLVMAALPTDAGRWVLRVTPAAAFALQQSAKQYDQVANLYIPTDGYFPLPPWAGFGVLAGYAAVALAGAALLLRRRDA is encoded by the coding sequence ATGACGGGGTTCCTGACGGCGGTGCGCGCGGAGTGGACGAAGTTCCGGACCGTGCGCGGCTGGGTGGTCGCGACCGCGGTCGCGGCGGTGGCGATGGTCGGGCTCGGGCTGGCGCCGGGCATGAGCGGCTCGTGCGGGCAGCGCGGCCCGGGCTCGGAGTGCGCCCTGCCGGTGGGACCGGGCGGCGAGGAGGTGACGGACTCGTTCACGTTCGTGCACCGGCCGCTGACCGGTGACGGCAGCGTGACGGCCCGGGTGGCGTCGATGACCGGGAGCGTGCCGGACGCGGGCGAGGTGACGGTGCCGTGGGCCAAGGCCGGCCTCATCGTCAAGGACGGCACGCGACGCGGCTCCAGCTACGCGGCGGTGCTGCTCACCGGCGCCCACGGGGTACGCATGCAGCACGACTTCGTCCACGACCGCGCCGGCTCGGCCGCCACCGGCACCCGCTGGCTGCGGCTGACCCGGGCCGGCGACACGGTCACCGGTGCCGAGTCCGCCGACGGTACGCGGTGGACCGACGTCGGCTCGGTGCGCCTCGACGACCTGCCGTCCACTGTGGAGATCGGCCTGTTCGCCACGTCGCCGCAGTACGCGGAGATCATGAGCCAGTCGATCGGCGCGATGAGCGCGTCCAGCACGCCGAGCCGGGTCACCGCCGTGTTCGACGGCGTGACGCCGGCGGACGGGTGGACCGACACGGTCGTCGGCGCGGTGGGCCGCCCCGGCGAGGAGCCGCTGAGCGGGTACGAGCGGGACGGCGGCACCTTCACGCTCACCGGCAGCGGCGACATCGCCCCCGCGGTGGCGGGCGCGGCCGGCCTCGGCACGACGATCACGCAGACGCTCGTCGGCACGTTCGCCGCGCTGATCGTGATGGTCGTGGTGGGCACGATGGTGGCCACCGGGGAGTACCGGCGCGGCCTCATCCGCACCACCCTGGCCGCCACGCCCGGCCGCGGCCTGGTGCTGGCCGCGAAGGCGGTGGTTGTCGCGTCCGTGACGTTCCTGACCGGCGTGGCCGCCGCGGCCGTAGTGGTCACGCTGGGCAAGCGGCTCCTGCGCGGCAACGGCGTCTACGTGCACGCGGTCAGCACCGCCACCGAGCTGCGCGTGATCATCGGCACCGGCGCGCTGCTCGCGGTCGCCGCCGTGCTCGCCCTCGCCCTCGGCACGCTGCTGCGCCGCGGCGCGACCGCGGTCACCGCCGCCGTGGCGACGATCGTGCTGCCGTACCTGCTGGTGATGGCGGCCCTCCCGACCGACGCCGGCCGGTGGGTGCTGCGGGTGACGCCGGCGGCGGCGTTCGCGCTGCAGCAGAGCGCGAAGCAGTACGACCAGGTGGCCAACCTCTACATCCCCACCGACGGCTACTTCCCGCTGCCGCCGTGGGCCGGCTTCGGGGTGCTGGCCGGGTACGCGGCCGTCGCTCTCGCCGGCGCCGCCCTGCTGCTGCGGCGGAGGGACGCGTGA
- a CDS encoding SDR family oxidoreductase, translated as MDITTQRVAIVTGGSRGIGRHAAERLAADGLAVVVGYGGGKVEAQEAVAAITAAGGKAIAVQADVADESAVAALFDAAEREFGGVDVVVHAAGQMVLSTVVDLDLADLDRMHRTNIRGTFVVDQQAARRVRAGGAIVNFSSTMTRLQVPTYAGYAASKGAVEAVTLILARELRGRDITVNAVAPGPTATALYFDGKDEATIARAAAQPPLERLGTPADIAEVVSFLAGPARWVNGQVIYTNGGIA; from the coding sequence ATGGATATCACCACACAGCGGGTAGCGATCGTGACCGGCGGCTCGCGCGGGATCGGCCGGCATGCCGCCGAGCGGCTCGCCGCCGACGGTCTGGCAGTGGTCGTCGGCTACGGCGGCGGCAAGGTCGAGGCGCAGGAGGCGGTCGCGGCCATCACCGCCGCGGGCGGCAAAGCGATCGCGGTACAGGCGGACGTGGCCGACGAGTCCGCGGTGGCGGCGCTGTTCGACGCGGCGGAACGGGAGTTCGGCGGCGTGGACGTGGTCGTGCACGCGGCCGGCCAGATGGTCCTCTCCACCGTCGTCGACCTCGACCTCGCCGACCTGGACCGCATGCACCGCACCAACATCCGCGGCACCTTCGTCGTGGACCAGCAGGCCGCCCGCCGCGTGCGGGCCGGCGGAGCCATCGTCAACTTCTCCAGCACGATGACCCGGCTGCAGGTGCCGACCTACGCCGGGTACGCGGCGTCGAAGGGCGCGGTCGAGGCGGTCACGCTCATCCTCGCCCGCGAGCTGCGCGGCCGCGACATCACCGTGAACGCGGTCGCCCCCGGCCCCACCGCCACCGCCCTCTACTTCGACGGCAAGGACGAGGCCACGATCGCCCGCGCGGCCGCCCAGCCGCCCCTGGAGCGCCTGGGCACGCCGGCGGACATCGCCGAGGTGGTCTCGTTCCTGGCCGGGCCGGCCCGCTGGGTCAACGGCCAGGTCATCTACACCAACGGCGGTATCGCCTGA
- a CDS encoding response regulator transcription factor → MRVLVVEDFEILARTIGTGLRREGMAVDVVLDGDDALEHLAVTRYDVVVLDRDIPGTHGDEVCRRIVASHPASRVLMLTAAGTVKHRVEGLGLGADDYLPKPFDFAELVARIRALARRPTTVLPPVLSCGDLTLDSNTRVAARGGRRLDLSPKEFAVLECLMAAGGRVVSAEELLERVWDEAADPFTTAVKTTVRRLRGKLGDPPVVHTVREAGYRIGAA, encoded by the coding sequence ATGCGCGTGCTCGTGGTGGAAGACTTCGAGATCCTGGCCCGGACGATCGGCACCGGGCTGCGCCGCGAGGGCATGGCCGTCGACGTGGTGCTGGACGGCGACGACGCGCTGGAGCACTTGGCCGTCACGCGGTACGACGTGGTGGTGCTCGACCGCGACATCCCCGGTACGCACGGTGACGAGGTGTGCCGGCGGATCGTCGCCTCCCACCCGGCGAGCCGGGTGCTGATGCTCACCGCCGCCGGTACGGTCAAGCACCGCGTCGAGGGGTTGGGCCTCGGCGCCGACGACTACCTGCCCAAGCCGTTCGACTTCGCCGAGCTGGTGGCCCGCATCCGGGCCCTCGCCCGGCGGCCGACCACGGTGCTGCCGCCCGTCCTTTCGTGCGGTGACCTGACCCTCGACTCGAACACGCGGGTGGCCGCGCGCGGCGGCCGGCGGCTCGACCTGAGCCCGAAGGAGTTCGCGGTGCTGGAGTGCCTGATGGCGGCCGGCGGCCGGGTGGTCTCCGCGGAGGAGCTGCTGGAGCGGGTCTGGGACGAGGCGGCCGACCCGTTCACGACCGCGGTGAAGACCACCGTGCGGCGGCTGCGCGGCAAGCTCGGCGACCCGCCGGTCGTGCACACCGTGCGCGAGGCCGGGTACCGGATCGGCGCCGCCTGA
- a CDS encoding TetR/AcrR family transcriptional regulator has translation MPARGDHDARRLDVSRAVWQVLADKGFGGLTLRAVAAELGSTTGLLTHYFPSKRELLRHALDVAQEQGERLARPDAGAEGLAGLRAALLFVLPLTPEATVMNRVWVSFWDAALGDPELTAYEARRYERWRGLLRPHVEAALRRGELAAGSDVDDVVAGAAAFGHGVVTQALFDPDRFPPERQVALVDQYIAALR, from the coding sequence GTGCCGGCTCGGGGGGATCATGACGCGCGGCGGCTCGACGTGTCCCGGGCCGTGTGGCAGGTGCTCGCGGACAAGGGGTTCGGCGGGCTGACCCTGCGCGCCGTGGCGGCCGAGCTCGGCTCGACGACCGGGCTGCTCACCCACTACTTCCCCAGCAAGCGGGAGCTGCTGCGGCACGCGCTCGACGTGGCGCAGGAGCAGGGCGAGCGGCTGGCCCGGCCGGACGCGGGCGCCGAAGGGCTCGCCGGGCTGCGGGCGGCGCTGCTGTTCGTCCTGCCGCTCACCCCCGAGGCCACGGTCATGAACAGGGTGTGGGTCAGCTTCTGGGACGCCGCGCTGGGCGACCCGGAGCTGACCGCGTACGAGGCGCGGCGGTACGAGCGGTGGCGCGGCCTGCTCCGCCCGCACGTCGAGGCGGCACTGCGCCGCGGCGAGCTGGCCGCCGGGTCCGACGTGGACGACGTGGTGGCGGGCGCGGCCGCGTTCGGCCACGGGGTGGTCACGCAGGCGCTCTTCGACCCGGACCGCTTCCCGCCCGAGCGGCAGGTCGCCCTCGTGGATCAGTACATCGCGGCGCTCCGCTAG
- a CDS encoding LysE family translocator: MPSPDHLLAFSLAAFLLIIVPGPAVLFAISRALAYGRRAAFTSVAGGAVGSFTAAVLVAVGVGAIVQTSALVYTAIKLAGAAYLVYLGVQAIRHRKALREAFAARVEPIAGRRTFLQGYVVGVTNPKTVVFFAAILPQFVDPAAGHASLQMVVLGGVFALIALASDTVWGLVAGTARAWFARSARRLDMIGGAAGLTMVGLGVGLAVEGRKA; this comes from the coding sequence ATGCCGTCGCCTGACCACCTGCTCGCCTTCTCGCTCGCCGCGTTCCTGCTGATCATCGTGCCCGGCCCGGCCGTGCTCTTCGCCATCAGCCGCGCGCTGGCGTACGGGCGCCGGGCCGCGTTCACCAGCGTCGCCGGTGGCGCGGTCGGCAGCTTCACCGCGGCCGTGCTGGTCGCGGTCGGTGTCGGCGCGATCGTGCAGACGTCCGCGCTCGTCTACACGGCGATCAAGCTGGCCGGCGCCGCCTACCTGGTGTACCTGGGTGTGCAGGCCATCCGGCACCGCAAGGCGCTGCGCGAGGCCTTCGCGGCCAGGGTCGAGCCGATCGCCGGGCGCCGCACCTTCCTGCAGGGGTACGTGGTGGGCGTGACCAACCCGAAGACGGTGGTCTTCTTCGCGGCGATCCTGCCGCAGTTCGTCGACCCGGCCGCGGGGCACGCCAGCCTGCAGATGGTGGTGCTGGGTGGGGTGTTCGCGCTGATCGCGCTCGCTTCGGACACGGTGTGGGGCCTTGTCGCGGGCACCGCGCGCGCGTGGTTCGCCCGCTCCGCCCGCCGCCTCGACATGATCGGTGGCGCGGCCGGCCTCACGATGGTCGGCCTCGGCGTGGGGCTCGCGGTGGAGGGCCGCAAAGCCTAG
- a CDS encoding NACHT domain-containing protein has translation MPQVLSYADAVRLLGGRDSRVVAAIEALTSGAMLGAAVPFPVVLGWFDAKSEFVRLGHQLVRGLSDRRSGLSRYGRTQRLEAAHAVIVVTAYFEALAEAELPIGFADLELTKQEQLALAGGADPTVALPQAIFSVGLLLPRPQYPRERVLETLRDYYAEISDGLARFVSGLAVWERLPQTDRDRFRRTLDALPPAAEARYDELFRQLGADFPEVAFWSSLREHSATRAELRGLGVALTGLGQVLDGISTGRVPDERRAALARAHEAALDRPIVEAGDVPPGLRVPALGEAYVTPLYRVANAGGRTSDEAFWSDVEVRDDLQEFLAGFLTSPRAVEAPLLVLGQPGSGKSVLTKVLAARLPAADFLPVRVALRDVPVTADLQDQIEYAIRAETGERLEWPALARSAGDALPVVMLDGFDELLQATGVSQSDYLSRVAAFQRREAEQGRPVVVIVTSRTSVADRARAPEGTVAVRLEPFDEPRIAIWVDVWNRANATHLAARGLAPLTLASVMPHRQLAGQPLLLLMLALYDADGNALRRLPLAADGGLGQDELYERLLHSFARREVTKHRPGLSERDTERAVEEELRRLSLVAFAMFNRNTQWVTEADLAADLAAVMAEPPPAATDLRAPLGRAEIVLGRFFFVHRARAVRDGTQLGTYEFLHATFGEFLVARMTFQALRDLAARDAAATLSFGAAPVDDDLLHALLSFSVLSVRTPIVAFLRGMLSGVDGAERAALGDLLVRLFRLVHQARATRRLSAYQPRVLPVPTRYAAYSANLLLLAVHAAGPLRASTLFDEDAVTGWKRQAMLWRAQLAWDEWQSLVELLTLERVWAGATRDIVLGLDDGTFETPPVDLYWTYEIPPGDPRRGGFTAAVSRDTEYLRRRTNFLCRTSDDAAIHNLEPLEAALPDASRTMVDAPDHALRSIAHALLEVWLLRARETTPEERDRVLRRFTDLVRRTPWDEYLDLVDESDA, from the coding sequence ATGCCCCAGGTTCTCAGCTACGCGGACGCGGTACGCCTGCTCGGCGGGCGCGACAGCCGGGTCGTCGCCGCGATCGAGGCGCTGACCAGTGGCGCGATGCTCGGCGCGGCCGTGCCGTTTCCGGTGGTGCTGGGGTGGTTCGACGCCAAGTCCGAGTTCGTGCGGCTCGGCCACCAGCTCGTGCGCGGGCTGTCCGACCGGCGCAGCGGCCTGTCCCGGTACGGCCGGACCCAGCGCCTGGAGGCCGCGCACGCGGTGATCGTCGTGACCGCGTACTTCGAGGCGCTCGCCGAGGCGGAGCTGCCGATCGGGTTCGCGGACCTGGAGCTGACCAAGCAGGAGCAGCTGGCCCTGGCGGGCGGCGCCGACCCGACGGTCGCGCTCCCGCAGGCGATCTTCTCGGTGGGCCTGCTGCTGCCCCGCCCGCAGTACCCCCGCGAGCGCGTGCTGGAGACCCTGCGCGACTACTACGCCGAGATCTCCGACGGCCTCGCCCGGTTCGTCAGCGGGCTCGCGGTGTGGGAGCGGCTGCCGCAGACCGACCGCGACCGGTTCCGCCGCACCCTCGACGCGCTCCCGCCCGCGGCCGAGGCCCGCTACGACGAGCTGTTCCGCCAGCTCGGTGCCGACTTTCCCGAGGTCGCGTTCTGGTCCAGCCTGCGCGAGCACTCGGCCACCCGCGCGGAGCTGCGCGGCCTCGGCGTCGCGCTCACCGGCCTCGGCCAGGTGCTCGACGGCATCTCCACCGGGCGGGTGCCGGACGAGCGGCGGGCCGCCCTCGCCCGCGCCCACGAGGCCGCGCTGGACCGGCCGATCGTGGAGGCCGGCGACGTGCCGCCGGGACTGCGGGTGCCGGCGCTCGGCGAGGCGTACGTGACGCCGCTCTACCGGGTCGCCAACGCCGGCGGGCGCACCAGCGACGAGGCGTTCTGGTCCGATGTGGAGGTCCGCGACGACCTGCAGGAGTTTCTGGCCGGGTTCCTCACCTCGCCGCGCGCGGTCGAGGCGCCACTGCTCGTGCTCGGCCAGCCCGGCTCCGGCAAGTCGGTGCTCACCAAGGTGCTCGCCGCCCGCCTGCCGGCCGCCGACTTCCTGCCCGTGCGGGTCGCCCTCCGGGACGTGCCGGTCACCGCCGACCTGCAGGACCAGATCGAGTACGCGATCCGCGCCGAGACCGGCGAGCGCCTCGAATGGCCGGCACTGGCCAGGTCGGCCGGGGACGCGCTGCCGGTGGTGATGCTCGACGGCTTCGACGAGCTGCTGCAGGCCACGGGCGTGAGCCAGTCCGACTACCTGAGCCGGGTCGCCGCGTTCCAGCGCCGCGAGGCCGAGCAGGGCCGGCCGGTCGTGGTGATCGTGACCAGCCGCACCAGCGTCGCCGACCGCGCGCGGGCGCCGGAGGGGACGGTGGCGGTACGGCTGGAGCCCTTCGACGAGCCGCGCATCGCCATCTGGGTCGACGTGTGGAACAGGGCCAACGCCACCCACCTCGCCGCCCGCGGCCTGGCACCGCTCACGCTCGCCTCGGTGATGCCGCACCGGCAGCTGGCCGGGCAGCCGCTGCTGCTGCTCATGCTCGCGCTGTACGACGCGGACGGCAACGCGCTGCGCCGCCTCCCGCTCGCGGCGGACGGCGGCCTGGGGCAGGACGAGCTGTACGAGCGGCTGCTGCACAGCTTCGCCCGCCGCGAGGTCACCAAGCACCGGCCCGGACTGTCCGAACGGGACACCGAACGCGCCGTCGAGGAGGAGCTGCGCCGGCTCTCGCTTGTCGCGTTCGCCATGTTCAACCGCAACACCCAGTGGGTCACGGAGGCCGACCTCGCCGCGGACCTCGCGGCCGTCATGGCCGAGCCGCCGCCCGCCGCGACCGACCTGCGCGCGCCGCTGGGGCGGGCCGAGATCGTGCTGGGGCGGTTCTTCTTCGTGCACCGGGCCCGCGCCGTGCGCGACGGCACGCAGCTGGGCACGTACGAGTTCCTGCACGCCACGTTCGGCGAGTTCCTGGTCGCCCGGATGACCTTCCAGGCGCTGCGCGACCTCGCCGCGCGGGACGCCGCCGCCACGCTCTCGTTCGGCGCCGCACCGGTGGACGACGACCTGCTGCACGCGCTGCTGTCATTCTCGGTGCTGAGCGTCCGCACCCCCATCGTCGCCTTCCTGCGCGGCATGCTGTCCGGTGTGGACGGTGCCGAGCGCGCGGCCCTCGGCGACCTGCTGGTCCGCCTCTTCCGGCTCGTGCACCAGGCACGCGCCACCCGCCGCCTGTCCGCGTACCAGCCGCGCGTCCTGCCGGTGCCCACCCGCTACGCCGCGTACAGCGCCAACCTGCTGCTGCTCGCCGTCCACGCGGCCGGCCCGCTGCGGGCGAGCACGCTCTTCGACGAGGACGCGGTCACCGGCTGGAAGCGGCAGGCGATGCTGTGGCGCGCCCAGCTCGCCTGGGACGAGTGGCAGAGCCTCGTGGAGCTGCTCACGCTCGAACGCGTCTGGGCCGGCGCCACCCGCGACATCGTGCTCGGCCTCGACGACGGCACGTTCGAGACCCCGCCCGTCGACCTCTACTGGACGTACGAGATCCCACCCGGCGACCCCCGCCGCGGCGGCTTCACGGCCGCCGTCTCCCGCGACACCGAGTACCTGCGCCGCCGCACGAACTTCCTCTGCCGCACCAGCGACGATGCCGCGATCCACAACCTCGAGCCGCTGGAGGCCGCCCTCCCCGACGCCAGCCGCACGATGGTGGACGCGCCCGACCACGCCTTGCGCTCCATCGCGCACGCCCTGCTGGAGGTGTGGCTGCTGCGCGCCCGCGAGACCACGCCGGAGGAGCGCGACCGGGTCCTGCGCCGCTTCACCGACCTGGTCCGCCGCACCCCCTGGGACGAGTACCTGGACCTTGTCGACGAGAGCGACGCCTGA